Proteins from one Ipomoea triloba cultivar NCNSP0323 chromosome 1, ASM357664v1 genomic window:
- the LOC116009868 gene encoding uncharacterized protein LOC116009868 → MNGVPSEAIKLRLFPFSLRDQAQSWLNSFPANHFITWEQLHKAFMQEYCPPSKAAKLKKQIQNFQQFGNEDLPEAWKRFKELRRKCPKNLMTSDTSSFGGIFIDMGPAAGEQLIERITSNNTYWYTKGDDIPKREKPAGMFEVEEKMIVQAPTQSVQAVAQPPLVPQPYVPNPYSVPQVPLVACCEICGGNHASHTCYLLDSGSQTPQPNVGQVDLISYSRPHGQGQGYGNYQQQGRNQFVPSWNNQGNQVRNNPPGFQGNQGNRGGNQGTQWRNNQNFGQNSQNPNQGQFQQRNQNFGNNQGQVFSRPSQDLDMQNLMNTMMAQMSKLPASIENPRHQVNVVTTRSGLALKDPPFPSNDRVPKKADKKDEGVQVEDVLDDSEEEPVIQKDSAKGKAHVPDESVPSKKPERNKKAGDSVIPCNLLPYPQRLWRSKESDRESKFHKMIDKLEIYMPFVEAVTQIPLYKKFLKNILGNKKKSEKSAVVDLSEGALTYAVLQHKLPPKLKDPGSFAIPCIIGGFVVGGALCDLGASVSLMPYSLSGPSQ, encoded by the exons atgaatggtgttCCTAGTGAAGCCATCAAGCTGAGGCTGTTCCCCTTTTCCCTGAGAGATCAAGCACAGAGttggttgaattcctttccagccAACCATTTCATTACCTGGGAACAGCTTCACAAAGCTTTCATGCAGGAGTACTGTCCTCCTTCCAAGGCTGCCAAGTTAAAGAAACAGATTCAGAATTTTCAGCAGTTTGGCAATGAAGATCTTCCTGAGGCTTGGAAGAGATTTAAGGAGTTGAGGAGGAAGTGCCCAAAGAATTTGATGACCTCAG atacctcatcctttgggggtattttcattgatatgggaccGGCAGCTGGAGAGCAGTTGATTGAGAGGATCACCTCTAACAACACTTACTGGTACACTAAGGGGGATGATATACCCAAGAGAGAGAAGCCAGCTGGGATGTTCGAAGTTGAAGAAAAGATG ATAGTACAGGCTCCTACTCAGAGTGTCCAGGCTGTTGCTCAGCCCCCACTGGTTCCACAGCCTTATGTTCCTAATCCTTATTCAGTGCCACAGGTACCTCTTGTAGCCTGTTGTGaaatttgtggtggaaatcatgCATCTCATACATGTTATCTGTTAGACTCCGGTAGCCAAACCCCTCAGCCTAATGTGGGGCAAGTTGATCTCATTAGTTATTCTAGACCACATGGCCAGGGGCAAGGTTATGGGAACTATCAACAGCAAGGAAGAAATCAGTttgttccctcttggaacaatcagGGAAATCAAGTGAGGAACAATCCACCAGGATTTCAAGGTAATCAAGGGAATAGGGGTGGAAACCAAGGAACTCAGTGGAGAAACAATCAGAATTTTGGGCAGAATAGTCAGAATCCAAATCAAGGGCAGTTCCAGCAAAGGAATCAGAATTTCGGGAACAATCAGGGTCAAGTATTCTCTAGACCATCTCAGGATCTTGATATGCAGAATCTCATGAACACCATGATGGCTCAGATGAGCAA ACTGCCAGCAAGCATAGAGAATCCAAGGCACCAAGTGAATGTAGTCACCACTAGAAGCGGATTAGCTTTGAAGGATCCCCCTTTTCCTTCGAATGATCGAGTGCCTAAGAAAGCTGATAAGAAGGATGAGGGCGTTCAGGTTGAGGATGTTCTTGATGATAGTGAGGAGGAGCCTGTGATTCAGAAAGATAGTGCTAAAGGAAAAGCCCATGTGCCAGATGAGAGTGTTCCTAGCAAGAAGCCTGAGAGGAACAAGAAGGCAGGTGACTCGGTTATACCTTGCAACCTGTTACCATATCCACAGAGGTTGTGGAGATCAAAGGAGTCCGATAGAGAGAGCAAGTTCCATAAGATGATAGATAAGCTGGAGATCTACATGCCTTTTGTTGAGGCAGTAACTCAGATTCCATTGTACAAGAAGTTTCTGAAGAATATTTTAGGCAATAAGAAAAAGTCAGAGAAGAGTGCGGTGGTGGATCTGAGCGAAGGAGCCTTGACCTATGCAGTTCTTCAACATAAACTACCTCCTAAGCTGAAAGATCCAGGTAGTTTTGCCATCCCTTGCATCATTGGTGGATTTGTAGTTGGGGGTGCTCTATGTGATCTGGGTGCCAGTGTTAGTCTTATGCCATATTCTTTATCAGGGCCGTCCCAATAA